One genomic region from Ovis canadensis isolate MfBH-ARS-UI-01 breed Bighorn chromosome 24, ARS-UI_OviCan_v2, whole genome shotgun sequence encodes:
- the TRIM56 gene encoding E3 ubiquitin-protein ligase TRIM56, protein MVSQGSSPSLLEALSSDFLACKICLEQLQVPKTLPCLHTYCQDCLAQLAEGGRLRCPECRESVPLPPTGVAAFKTNFFVNGLLDLVKARAGGDLRAGKPACALCPLMGGASAGGPATARCLDCADDLCQACADGHRCTRQTHSHRVVDLVGYRAGWYDEEARERQAAQCPQHPGEALRFLCQPCSQLLCRECRLDPHLDHPCLPLAEAVRARRPGLEELLAGVDNNLAELEATRLAEKEALTRLREQASKVVTQVEEAAERVLRALLAQKQEVLGQLRAHVEAAEEAARERLGELEGREQVAREAAAFARRVLSLGREAEILSLEGAIAQRLRQLQGCPWVPGPAPCQLPQLELHPGLLDKNCHLLRLSFEKQQPQDSEKDGARSEGGDATQPQSRDGVQTPDKDRAQTPQEDEAQPLKAERAETPEDDGAKTPKEGRAQTPQEDGGTQARGGSRSNKKRKFKGRLKSISREPSPAPGPNLEGSGLLPRPIFFCTFPTRMPGDKRAPRITGLCPFGSREILVADEQNRALKRFSLNGDYRGAVPVPEGCSPCSVAALQDAVAFSAAARLYLINHNGEVQWRRALSLCQASHAVAAMPSGDRVAVSVSGHVEVYNMEGSLATRFIPGGKANRGLRALVFLTTSPQGHFVGSDWQQNSLVVCDGLGQVVGEYRGPGLHGCQPGSVSVDKKGYIFLTLREVNKVVILDPKGSLLGDFLTAYHGLEKPRVTTMVDGRYLVVSLSNGTIHVFRVRPLDS, encoded by the coding sequence ATGGTTTCCCAGGGCTCCTCACCATCCCTCCTGGAGGCCCTGAGCAGCGACTTCCTGGCCTGTAAAATCTGCCTGGAGCAATTGCAGGTGCCCAAAACGCTGCCCTGCCTGCACACCTACTGCCAGGACTGCCTGGCACAGCTGGCCGAGGGCGGCCGCCTCCGATGCCCTGAGTGCCGCGAGTCTGTGCCCCTGCCGCCCACGGGCGTGGCCGCCTTCAAGACCAACTTCTTTGTCAACGGACTCCTGGATTTGGTGAAGGCCCGGGCCGGTGGCGACCTGCGGGCAGGGAAGCCGGCCTGTGCCCTGTGCCCCCTGATGGGGGGCGCCAGTGCCGGGGGGCCAGCCACCGCCCGATGCCTGGACTGCGCCGATGACCTGTGCCAGGCCTGTGCCGACGGACACCGGTGCACCCGACAGACCCACAGCCATCGGGTGgtggacctggtgggctatagggcCGGGTGGTACGATGAGGAGGCCCGGGAGCGCCAGGCGGCCCAGTGTCCCCAGCACCCGGGGGAGGCCCTGCGCTTCCTGTGCCAGCCGTGCTCCCAGCTGCTGTGCCGAGAGTGTCGCCTGGACCCCCACCTGGACCACCCCTGCCTGCCCCTGGCTGAGGCTGTGCGCGCCCGGAGGCCCGGCCTCGAGGAGCTGCTGGCCGGTGTGGACAACAACCTGGCTGAGCTGGAGGCCACCCGGCTGGCCGAAAAGGAAGCCTTGACCCGGCTGCGGGAGCAGGCGTCCAAGGTGGTCACGCAGGTGGAGGAGGCGGCCGAGCGAGTTCTCAGGGCCCTCCTGGCCCAGAAGCAGGAGGTGCTCGGGCAACTGCGAGCCCACGTGGAAGCTGCCGAGGAGGCTGCTCGGGAGCGCCTGGGGGAGCTGGAGGGCCGGGAGCAAGTGGCCAGGGAAGCGGCCGCCTTTGCCCGTCGGGTACTTAGCCTGGGGCGCGAGGCTGAGATCCTCTCGCTGGAGGGGGCGATCGCCCAGCGGCTCCGGCAGCTGCAGGGCTgtccctgggtgcctgggcccgcTCCCTGCCAGCTGCCCCAGCTGGAACTGCATCCCGGGCTCCTGGACAAGAACTGCCACCTGCTGAGGCTCTCCTTTGagaagcagcagccacaggacagCGAGAAGGATGGAGCCCGAAGCGAGGGAGGTGATGCAACCCAGCCCCAGAGCAGGGATGGCGTTCAGACCCCCGATAAGGACAGAGCACAGACACCCCAAGAGGACGAAGCCCAGCCCCTCAAGGCGGAGAGAGCTGAGACTCCTGAGGACGATGGAGCCAAGACCCCGAAAGAGGGCAGAGCCCAGACACCCCAGGAAGATGGAGGAACCCAGGCCCGGGGGGGCAGCAGGTCCAACAAGAAGAGGAAGTTCAAAGGCAGGCTCAAGTCCATCTCCcgggagcccagccctgcccccggGCCAAACCTGGAGGGCTCCGGCCTCCTCCCCAGGCCCATCTTTTTCTGTACCTTCCCCACCCGGATGCCCGGGGACAAGCGCGCCCCCCGGATCACTGGGCTCTGTCCCTTTGGCTCCCGGGAGATCCTGGTGGCGGATGAGCAGAACAGGGCCCTAAAACGCTTCTCTCTGAATGGCGACTACAGGGGCGCGGTGCCTGTGCCCGAGGGCTGCTCCCCATGCAGTGTGGCCGCCCTGCAGGACGCCGTGGCATTCTCAGCGGCCGCGCGGCTCTATCTCATCAACCACAACGGTGAGGTGCAGTGGCGCCGGGCACTGAGCCTCTGCCAGGCCAGCCACGCTGTGGCTGCCATGCCGAGCGGGGACCGGGTGGCGGTCAGCGTGTCCGGACACGTGGAGGTGTACAACATGGAAGGCAGCTTGGCCACGCGGTTCATCCCTGGGGGCAAGGCCAACCGGGGCCTGCGGGCGCTGGTGTTCCTGACCACCAGCCCCCAGGGCCATTTTGTAGGGTCCGATTGGCAGCAGAATAGCTTGGTGGTCTGTGATGGGCTGGGTCAGGTGGTTGGGGAATACCGGGGACCCGGTCTGCATGGCTGCCAGCCGGGCTCCGTGTCCGTGGATAAGAAAGGCTACATCTTTCTGACCCTTCGTGAGGTCAACAAGGTAGTGATCCTTGATCCAAAGGGCTCGCTGCTTGGCGACTTCCTGACGGCCTATCACGGCCTGGAAAAGCCCCGGGTGACCACCATGGTGGACGGCAGGTACCTGGTCGTGTCCCTCAGTAACGGGACCATCCACGTCTTTCGGGTCCGCCCTCTTGACAGTTAA